A stretch of the Streptomyces ortus genome encodes the following:
- a CDS encoding helix-turn-helix domain-containing protein — translation MPVRADELPEAAVPSPPPGLVTVGRFDQRPGYSVNRPGGADSWLFTWTTGGAGLLTQGATWTRSGAGDLVVLGPGVPHRYAVAPGAPRWMFWWVHCQARPAWTDRLRPHLLGDRLHAVTPVPAGVRDRLEQAFGRMLADARWTGEGAPPDTESAEQAGSAESGGGPVAVAHGTAARELALCSLESIVLLTTATATASVTVGGEADRPGVDARIRRAEARIAADPGAPHTVATLAAGVSLSPSRFAHLFTQQLGRSPMRTLLDARLLHAARLLEATDLPVERIAVAAGFTSPFHFSRVFRQRYGAPPGAYRAGLRR, via the coding sequence ATGCCTGTGCGTGCTGACGAGTTGCCCGAGGCTGCTGTGCCGTCCCCGCCGCCGGGCCTGGTGACCGTCGGCCGCTTCGACCAGCGCCCCGGCTACAGCGTCAACCGGCCGGGCGGCGCCGACAGCTGGCTCTTCACCTGGACCACGGGCGGCGCGGGACTGCTGACGCAGGGTGCCACCTGGACGCGGTCGGGCGCGGGCGACCTGGTCGTCCTCGGCCCCGGCGTGCCCCACCGCTACGCGGTCGCGCCGGGCGCCCCGCGGTGGATGTTCTGGTGGGTCCACTGCCAGGCCCGCCCGGCCTGGACGGACCGGCTGCGACCCCATCTGCTCGGTGACCGGCTCCACGCCGTCACGCCGGTACCGGCCGGTGTGCGGGACCGGCTGGAGCAGGCGTTCGGGCGGATGCTCGCCGACGCGCGGTGGACGGGGGAGGGCGCCCCGCCGGACACGGAATCCGCCGAGCAGGCGGGATCCGCCGAGTCCGGGGGCGGCCCGGTGGCCGTCGCCCACGGCACCGCCGCCCGCGAACTGGCCCTCTGCTCCCTGGAGTCGATCGTCCTGCTCACGACCGCGACCGCGACCGCTTCCGTGACGGTCGGCGGGGAGGCGGACCGGCCGGGCGTCGACGCGCGGATCCGACGGGCCGAGGCACGTATCGCCGCCGACCCGGGAGCGCCGCACACGGTCGCCACCCTGGCCGCCGGAGTGTCGCTCTCGCCCTCCCGCTTCGCCCACCTCTTCACCCAGCAGCTCGGCCGCTCACCGATGCGGACGCTGCTCGACGCCCGGCTGCTGCACGCGGCGCGACTGCTGGAGGCGACCGACCTGCCGGTGGAACGGATCGCGGTCGCCGCCGGTTTCACCAGCCCGTTCCACTTCAGCCGGGTCTTCCGGCAGCGCTACGGAGCCCCGCCCGGCGCGTACCGGGCGGGGCTCCGACGCTGA
- a CDS encoding sigma-70 family RNA polymerase sigma factor: protein MTLLAGIAPTTSSPAPRLVDELVEQHRDALLAYAQRLLPDHHLAEDIVQETFIRAWRHADRLLNREGSVRGWLFKVARNLIVDRSRSAYARHETVTTDDGDPAQEDHTGPAHASMEAVSLLRSLSPEHRNVLVYLYIYGLTVDETARVLCVPAGTVRSRRHLALRALRNRRASLGY, encoded by the coding sequence ATGACGCTACTCGCGGGCATCGCTCCGACGACCTCCTCACCGGCTCCCCGCCTCGTGGACGAACTGGTGGAGCAGCACAGAGACGCACTCCTCGCCTACGCGCAGAGGCTGCTCCCGGACCACCACCTCGCCGAGGACATAGTCCAGGAGACGTTCATCAGGGCGTGGCGTCACGCGGACCGGCTCCTGAACCGGGAGGGCTCCGTCCGCGGCTGGCTGTTCAAGGTCGCGCGGAACCTGATCGTCGACCGGTCGCGCAGCGCCTACGCACGGCACGAGACGGTGACCACCGACGACGGGGACCCGGCGCAGGAGGACCACACCGGACCGGCGCACGCGTCCATGGAAGCCGTCTCCCTGCTGCGGAGTCTCTCGCCGGAGCACCGGAACGTACTCGTGTACCTCTACATCTACGGACTCACCGTGGACGAGACGGCACGCGTTCTGTGCGTACCGGCGGGCACCGTGCGATCACGCAGGCACCTGGCGCTGCGTGCCCTGCGCAACCGGCGCGCGTCGCTGGGGTACTGA
- a CDS encoding HAD-IA family hydrolase, with product MKFPDTTTDSRIPCEGLLFDNDGVLVDSDFGVDQAWSRWARARGLSAEKVTAMVHGRRSADTVALLVSDPGERSAALAEIDRLEIEAAATTTALPGALDLLTSLPEGSWAVVTSGVTGLARARLAAAGLPLPPVLISADDVTNGKPAPDGYLAAAARLGADPARTVVLEDAVAGARAGEAAGAYVIGVGPRGLDTGAPVVVRDLRGLTWHGGVLDLGAADLLRS from the coding sequence ATGAAGTTCCCGGACACGACCACGGACAGCAGGATCCCCTGCGAGGGGCTCCTCTTCGACAACGACGGCGTGCTGGTCGACTCCGACTTCGGCGTCGACCAGGCGTGGAGCCGGTGGGCCCGGGCCCGCGGGCTCTCCGCCGAGAAGGTCACGGCGATGGTGCACGGACGCCGCTCCGCCGACACCGTCGCCCTGCTGGTGAGCGACCCCGGGGAGCGGTCGGCCGCGCTCGCCGAGATCGACCGCCTGGAGATCGAGGCTGCCGCCACCACGACCGCGCTGCCCGGCGCCCTCGACCTCCTGACGAGCCTGCCGGAGGGCAGTTGGGCCGTCGTCACCTCCGGAGTCACCGGGCTGGCCCGGGCCCGCCTCGCCGCCGCGGGCCTTCCCCTGCCGCCCGTGCTCATCAGCGCGGACGACGTCACGAACGGCAAGCCGGCCCCCGACGGCTACCTCGCGGCAGCGGCACGCCTCGGTGCGGACCCCGCGCGGACCGTCGTCCTGGAGGACGCCGTCGCGGGTGCCCGGGCGGGGGAGGCGGCCGGTGCGTACGTCATCGGCGTCGGGCCGCGCGGCCTGGACACCGGTGCCCCGGTCGTCGTACGCGATCTGCGCGGGCTGACCTGGCACGGCGGTGTGCTCGACCTGGGCGCCGCGGACCTGCTGCGTTCCTGA
- a CDS encoding SLC13 family permease, whose product MSSTLATALSALLLVAVLAGAVIRPFGLPEATVAVPAAALVMATGAISLDHARAEAELLGPVVGFLAAVLVLAKLCDDEGLFRACGAWLARTSKGRPQRLLAANFLLASVITAVLSLDATVVLLTPVVFATVARLGARPGPHVYACAHLSNTASLLLPVSNLTNLLAFTASGLSFTRFALLMGPAWAVAIAAEYLVFRRFFADDLKEPVDLDGGPAGAAEDDPVDMPVFALATVACTLAGFVVTSAVGIEPAWAALAGALVLAVRALARGRTTPLAVVRATSLPFLAFVLALGIVVRAVVDNGLSDALGHLVPDSSGLAALFAMAVLAAALANLINNLPAVLVLLPLAAAAGPGPILAVLLGVNIGPNLTYAGSLATLLWRRIVHQHDHSVELGEFTRLGLLTVPATLIPAVAALWLSLRVFGV is encoded by the coding sequence CTGAGCTCGACACTCGCGACCGCTCTCTCCGCTCTGCTGCTCGTAGCGGTACTGGCCGGTGCCGTGATCCGGCCGTTCGGTCTGCCGGAGGCCACCGTGGCCGTCCCGGCAGCCGCACTGGTGATGGCCACCGGCGCCATCTCCCTCGACCACGCGCGGGCCGAGGCCGAGCTGCTCGGCCCGGTCGTGGGCTTCCTCGCCGCGGTGCTCGTGCTCGCCAAACTCTGCGACGACGAGGGTCTCTTCCGTGCCTGCGGCGCCTGGCTGGCCCGTACGTCGAAGGGGCGGCCCCAGCGCCTGCTGGCCGCCAACTTCCTGCTCGCCTCGGTCATCACGGCCGTACTGAGCCTGGACGCCACGGTCGTCCTGCTCACCCCGGTGGTGTTCGCCACCGTGGCCCGCCTCGGCGCCCGGCCTGGGCCCCATGTGTACGCGTGCGCCCATCTGTCGAACACGGCGTCCCTGCTGCTGCCCGTGTCGAATCTCACCAACCTGCTCGCGTTCACGGCCAGCGGCCTGAGCTTCACCCGGTTCGCCCTGCTGATGGGCCCCGCATGGGCCGTCGCCATCGCCGCCGAGTACCTGGTCTTCCGGCGCTTCTTCGCCGACGACCTGAAAGAACCGGTTGACCTGGACGGTGGCCCGGCGGGGGCGGCCGAGGACGATCCCGTCGACATGCCCGTGTTCGCGCTGGCCACGGTCGCCTGCACCCTCGCGGGCTTCGTCGTGACGTCCGCCGTCGGGATCGAGCCGGCGTGGGCGGCCCTCGCGGGAGCCCTCGTGCTGGCCGTCCGGGCGCTGGCCCGCGGACGCACCACCCCGCTCGCCGTGGTGCGGGCCACCTCGCTGCCCTTCCTCGCGTTCGTCCTGGCCCTGGGCATCGTGGTGCGCGCCGTGGTGGACAACGGCCTCTCGGACGCGCTCGGCCACCTGGTCCCGGACTCGTCCGGCCTGGCCGCGCTGTTCGCCATGGCGGTCCTGGCCGCCGCGCTGGCGAACCTCATCAACAACCTGCCCGCGGTCCTGGTCCTGCTGCCGCTGGCCGCGGCGGCGGGTCCCGGACCGATCCTCGCCGTCCTGCTCGGGGTGAACATCGGTCCGAACCTCACCTACGCCGGTTCGCTGGCGACCCTGCTGTGGCGGCGGATCGTCCACCAGCACGATCACAGCGTGGAGCTGGGCGAGTTCACCCGTCTCGGGCTGCTCACCGTGCCCGCCACATTGATCCCGGCGGTGGCCGCGCTCTGGCTCTCGCTGCGTGTGTTCGGAGTCTGA
- a CDS encoding AfsR/SARP family transcriptional regulator — MSPEDDPSADSGLRFSVLGPLRAWRHETELSLGPPKQRAVLALLLVQADQPVPLHQLVDALWDNEPPEHAVNVVHRHVGTLRRLLEPELTGRAGARVLVRAADGYRLNTADGALDLMRFRALRDAARRASAAGQPAEATDLFVGALSLWHGRTAAGLPRTAHSHPVFAGVDAEYLHAARDAADAALAARRTAGVLPLLHQAADSDPLNEVLQARLIVVLAAEGLTARALDHYQVVRSRLASELGVDPGPELRDAQIRVLRGTTAPARTSHSSAEATIATAAPGTGGESSPVVRPAQLPADLHAFTGRRPELEWLRDLLPVDGGTPTAVVISAIGGAPGVGKTTLALHWAHRNAHRFPDGQLYVNLRGYDPAEVPLAPSAAVCHFLEALGVPTEDIPPSLDSQAALFRSLLARRRVLLVLDNARSAEQVRPLLPGTPACLTLITSRAQLPGLVATNGARSLRLDILTVDEAVEFMSKRLGEARVAADRQAALAIAEQCGRLPLALAIVCARAEEHRAAPLADITAELAESHDDLGVFGVGDPATDTRSVFSWSYRTLTPAAARVFRLLWMCPPHGVSPQAVASLAGLTTAATRPVLAELTRANLWTEPAPGRYGSHELLRTFSQELSLADDSPDARDEARRRLFDHYLHSAHSAATRLYTHREPLPLSAAAPGAQVVRFTDTDRAAKWLAREMPALEAVITRDGGHGSGAHAWRMAATLELVLDRRGRREEQIELHTTALAGARRLGEKRGEAHMHRVLGFAYVRTNDHARGAAHLERALELFSGMEDVPFTALTHRYLAFLANSRQDHREALAQYRIACALYTGSRAYVGIASVTNEVAWTRLLLHEYEEALDDCRRAVRIAHRSGNRNIEAAAWDTMGVAHHRLGQHDEALDAFDQALTHYRDLNDASLAADTLVHRGEALAVTSPHEARRAWHEALEILDALGHTEADRLGELLRGHAEDPSGHRPVRINI; from the coding sequence GTGAGCCCCGAAGACGACCCCTCGGCGGACAGCGGACTGCGCTTCTCGGTGCTCGGGCCCCTGAGGGCCTGGCGGCACGAGACGGAGCTCAGCCTGGGCCCGCCGAAGCAGCGGGCGGTGCTCGCCCTGCTCCTGGTGCAGGCGGACCAGCCGGTACCACTGCACCAACTGGTCGACGCCTTATGGGACAACGAGCCGCCGGAGCACGCCGTCAATGTCGTCCACCGCCATGTCGGCACCCTCCGAAGACTGCTCGAACCGGAACTGACCGGAAGAGCCGGGGCCCGCGTCCTGGTACGCGCGGCGGACGGCTACCGGCTGAACACCGCGGACGGGGCGCTGGATCTCATGCGCTTCCGGGCCCTGCGCGACGCGGCACGGCGCGCGTCGGCCGCCGGACAGCCGGCCGAGGCCACCGACCTGTTCGTCGGCGCGCTCTCGCTGTGGCACGGACGGACCGCGGCGGGACTGCCCCGCACGGCGCACTCCCACCCGGTCTTCGCCGGAGTCGACGCCGAGTACCTGCACGCGGCCCGGGACGCCGCCGACGCGGCACTGGCCGCGCGACGGACCGCCGGGGTGCTCCCGCTGCTCCACCAGGCAGCCGACAGCGACCCGCTGAACGAGGTCCTGCAGGCGCGGCTCATCGTCGTGCTGGCCGCCGAGGGCCTGACGGCCCGGGCCCTGGACCACTACCAGGTCGTCCGGTCCCGGCTCGCGAGTGAGCTGGGCGTCGACCCCGGCCCCGAACTGCGCGACGCCCAGATCCGCGTGCTGCGTGGCACCACAGCGCCCGCGAGGACGTCCCACTCATCGGCGGAGGCCACCATCGCCACGGCCGCCCCCGGCACCGGGGGCGAGTCCTCCCCGGTGGTGCGCCCCGCCCAACTGCCCGCGGACCTGCACGCGTTCACCGGCCGACGGCCCGAACTGGAGTGGCTGCGCGACCTGTTGCCGGTCGACGGCGGTACGCCGACGGCCGTCGTCATCAGCGCGATCGGTGGCGCACCCGGAGTGGGGAAGACCACGCTCGCCCTGCACTGGGCCCACCGAAACGCCCACCGCTTCCCCGACGGGCAGCTGTATGTGAACCTGCGCGGCTACGACCCGGCCGAAGTCCCGCTCGCTCCGTCGGCCGCGGTCTGCCACTTCCTGGAAGCACTGGGCGTACCGACGGAGGACATCCCGCCGAGCCTCGACAGCCAGGCCGCCCTGTTCCGCAGCCTGCTGGCACGGCGGCGCGTTCTGCTGGTCCTGGACAACGCGCGCAGCGCCGAACAGGTGCGCCCGCTCCTGCCGGGGACACCGGCCTGCCTCACGCTGATCACCAGCCGTGCGCAGCTGCCCGGCCTCGTCGCCACCAACGGAGCGCGCTCCCTGCGCCTCGACATCCTCACCGTCGACGAAGCCGTGGAGTTCATGTCGAAGCGGCTGGGCGAGGCGCGGGTCGCGGCCGACCGGCAGGCGGCGCTCGCCATCGCCGAGCAGTGCGGCCGGCTGCCCCTCGCGCTGGCCATCGTGTGCGCGCGTGCGGAGGAGCACCGGGCCGCACCGCTCGCCGACATCACCGCCGAGCTCGCGGAGAGCCACGACGACCTCGGTGTCTTCGGCGTCGGGGACCCGGCCACCGACACGCGCTCGGTCTTCTCCTGGTCGTACCGCACCCTGACCCCGGCGGCGGCCCGGGTCTTCCGGCTGCTGTGGATGTGCCCGCCGCACGGGGTCTCCCCGCAGGCCGTGGCGAGCCTCGCCGGACTGACGACCGCGGCGACACGTCCGGTACTGGCCGAGCTCACCCGCGCCAACCTCTGGACCGAACCCGCGCCCGGCCGCTACGGCTCCCACGAACTGCTGCGGACCTTCAGCCAGGAGCTCTCCCTGGCCGACGACTCCCCCGACGCCCGTGACGAGGCCCGCCGCCGGCTCTTCGACCACTACCTGCACAGCGCGCACAGCGCCGCCACCCGGCTGTACACGCATCGGGAACCCCTTCCGCTGTCCGCCGCCGCCCCCGGTGCGCAGGTCGTCCGGTTCACCGACACGGACCGCGCGGCGAAGTGGCTCGCCCGGGAGATGCCGGCGCTGGAGGCGGTCATCACCCGGGACGGCGGTCACGGGAGCGGAGCCCACGCCTGGCGGATGGCCGCGACCCTCGAACTCGTCCTCGACCGGCGAGGACGCCGGGAGGAGCAGATCGAGCTCCACACCACGGCGCTCGCCGGCGCGCGGCGACTCGGTGAGAAGCGCGGCGAGGCCCACATGCACCGCGTCCTGGGCTTCGCGTACGTCCGGACGAACGACCACGCGCGAGGTGCCGCGCACCTGGAACGGGCGCTGGAGCTGTTCTCCGGGATGGAGGACGTCCCCTTCACGGCGCTGACCCACCGGTATCTGGCCTTCCTGGCGAACTCGCGCCAGGACCACCGCGAGGCGCTGGCCCAGTACAGGATCGCCTGCGCCCTGTACACGGGGTCGCGGGCGTACGTCGGTATCGCGAGCGTCACCAACGAGGTCGCCTGGACCCGCCTCCTCCTGCACGAGTACGAGGAGGCGCTGGACGACTGCCGCCGCGCGGTCCGCATCGCGCACAGGTCGGGCAACAGGAACATCGAGGCGGCGGCCTGGGACACCATGGGGGTGGCGCACCACCGCCTGGGACAGCACGACGAGGCCCTGGACGCCTTCGACCAGGCGCTCACCCACTACCGCGACCTGAACGACGCCTCGCTGGCCGCCGACACCCTCGTGCACCGGGGCGAGGCACTGGCCGTCACCTCGCCGCACGAGGCCCGCCGGGCGTGGCACGAGGCACTTGAGATACTCGACGCCCTCGGTCACACGGAGGCCGACAGGTTGGGCGAGCTGCTGCGCGGACACGCCGAGGACCCCTCGGGGCACCGCCCGGTCAGGATCAACATCTGA
- a CDS encoding glycoside hydrolase family 9 protein, with protein sequence MFPHVHRHHSGNPRHGSVARRGTAALLTAVLLTGGLTLAPGAAGAQSAADPAAATTPVRVNQAGYLPDGPKRATVVTAASEPLTWQLRSASGSVVASGRTVVHGLDAASGEATQVADFSAFRKTGAGFVLVVDGWSSAPFDIRANLYDTLRSDSLAFFYHQRSGTPIEASLVGPSYARPAGHLGVAPNQGDTSVPCQAGVCDYTQDVRGGWYDAGDHGKYVVNGGISVWLLVDSFARAERAGTASALGDSTQRIPERGNGVPDVLDEARWELDFLMRMQVPEGKPYAGMAFHKIHDAAWTGIPTRPELDPQPRELHRPSTAATLNLAATAAQCARVFRPYDSAYAKRCLSVARTAWTAAKANPALYAPDSDSTGGGPYNDAQVTDDFYWAAAELYAATGERAYRDAVTDSPWHTSADALTPTGFNWADTAALGRLTLATVPNGLPASDIRRVRASVTAAADGHLATMAGQGYAVPIPANGYVWGSNSQVTNNAIVVATAYALTGRQRYRAGVLESMDYLLGRNTLDLSYVTGYGDTYAQNQHHRFWAHQYDASLPHPPAGSLAGGPNSGLQDPVAQEHLAGCAPAACYIDDIGSYSTNEVTINWNAPLAWLAAFAAERHR encoded by the coding sequence ATGTTCCCGCACGTGCACCGCCACCACTCCGGAAATCCCCGTCACGGCAGCGTCGCAAGACGCGGGACCGCCGCGCTGCTGACGGCCGTCCTGCTGACCGGCGGCCTCACCCTCGCGCCCGGCGCGGCCGGCGCCCAGTCCGCCGCCGATCCCGCCGCGGCCACCACGCCGGTACGGGTCAACCAGGCCGGCTACCTGCCCGACGGCCCCAAGCGCGCCACGGTGGTCACCGCGGCCTCCGAGCCGCTGACCTGGCAGTTGCGCAGCGCGTCGGGCTCCGTGGTCGCTTCGGGCCGGACCGTCGTGCACGGCCTGGACGCCGCCTCGGGCGAGGCGACCCAGGTGGCGGACTTCTCCGCGTTCCGCAAGACGGGAGCGGGTTTCGTCCTGGTCGTCGACGGGTGGAGCAGCGCCCCCTTCGACATCCGCGCAAACCTCTACGACACGCTGCGCAGCGATTCACTGGCCTTCTTCTACCACCAGCGCAGCGGCACGCCCATCGAGGCCTCGCTGGTGGGCCCCTCCTACGCACGCCCCGCCGGGCATCTCGGGGTCGCCCCCAACCAGGGCGACACGAGCGTCCCGTGCCAGGCGGGGGTGTGCGACTACACCCAGGACGTGCGGGGCGGCTGGTACGACGCGGGCGACCACGGCAAGTACGTCGTCAACGGCGGGATCTCGGTCTGGCTGCTCGTCGACTCCTTCGCGCGCGCCGAGCGGGCGGGTACCGCGTCCGCGCTCGGCGACTCGACCCAGCGGATCCCCGAACGCGGCAACGGCGTCCCCGACGTCCTGGACGAGGCCCGCTGGGAACTCGACTTCCTGATGCGGATGCAGGTGCCCGAGGGCAAGCCCTACGCCGGCATGGCCTTCCACAAGATTCACGACGCGGCCTGGACGGGTATCCCGACGCGGCCCGAACTGGACCCGCAGCCCCGCGAGCTGCACCGCCCGTCCACCGCGGCCACGCTCAATCTCGCCGCGACGGCCGCGCAGTGCGCGCGCGTGTTCAGGCCGTACGACTCCGCGTACGCGAAGCGGTGTCTGAGCGTGGCGCGCACGGCGTGGACCGCGGCGAAGGCCAACCCCGCGCTCTACGCGCCGGACTCGGACAGCACCGGCGGCGGCCCCTACAACGACGCCCAGGTCACCGACGACTTCTACTGGGCGGCGGCCGAGCTGTACGCGGCGACCGGCGAACGCGCCTACCGGGACGCGGTCACCGACTCCCCCTGGCACACCTCTGCGGACGCGCTCACCCCGACCGGTTTCAACTGGGCCGACACCGCGGCGCTGGGCCGGCTGACCCTGGCGACCGTGCCGAACGGGCTGCCCGCCTCCGACATCCGGCGCGTACGGGCCTCCGTGACCGCCGCAGCCGACGGGCACCTCGCCACGATGGCCGGGCAGGGCTACGCGGTGCCCATCCCCGCGAACGGGTACGTATGGGGCTCCAACAGCCAGGTCACCAACAACGCGATCGTGGTGGCCACCGCATACGCCCTGACCGGTCGGCAGCGGTACCGCGCGGGGGTGCTGGAGTCGATGGACTACCTGCTGGGCCGTAACACCCTGGATCTCTCCTATGTCACGGGCTACGGCGACACGTACGCCCAGAACCAGCACCACCGGTTCTGGGCGCATCAGTACGACGCCTCGCTGCCGCATCCGCCGGCCGGCTCCCTCGCGGGCGGTCCCAACAGCGGGCTGCAGGACCCGGTGGCGCAGGAGCATCTGGCCGGGTGCGCCCCCGCGGCCTGCTACATCGACGACATCGGCTCGTACTCCACCAACGAGGTGACGATCAACTGGAACGCCCCGCTGGCGTGGCTCGCGGCCTTCGCCGCCGAACGCCACCGCTGA
- a CDS encoding phytanoyl-CoA dioxygenase family protein, which yields MRGRTAVTDRGFAGGFEEDGFAVARGLFAPAEIEALCAAFAALHAAGPVPGHFRPRATGATRDAGTTGVASAADPLDVYPRVMQPHRVNDLARRFLLEPRVREKLELLLGEEVLAAQSMFYFKPPGARGQALHQDNFYLRTEPGTCVAAWIACDTIDRDNGGLEVVPGTHRMELFCPEEADEALSFAREYVPPPPGLSAVPIDMAPGDVLFFNGSLVHGSPPNRSADRFRRSFIGHYVGRSTERIGRYYPTLTMSGDPAQLRESEGAGPCGTEFAPSGPH from the coding sequence ATGCGTGGTCGTACGGCAGTCACGGACAGGGGGTTCGCGGGCGGCTTCGAGGAGGACGGCTTCGCTGTGGCGCGCGGGCTGTTCGCACCGGCGGAGATCGAGGCCCTGTGCGCCGCGTTCGCCGCCCTGCACGCCGCCGGACCGGTCCCGGGCCACTTCCGGCCCCGCGCGACCGGGGCCACCAGGGACGCCGGGACCACCGGAGTTGCCTCGGCGGCCGACCCGTTGGACGTCTACCCGCGGGTCATGCAGCCGCACCGCGTCAACGACCTGGCCCGGCGCTTCCTCCTCGAACCCCGGGTGCGCGAAAAGCTCGAACTCCTGCTGGGCGAGGAGGTGCTGGCGGCGCAGAGCATGTTCTACTTCAAGCCGCCGGGCGCCCGGGGCCAGGCCCTGCACCAGGACAACTTCTATCTGCGGACCGAGCCGGGCACCTGCGTGGCCGCCTGGATCGCCTGCGACACGATCGACCGGGACAACGGCGGCCTGGAGGTCGTCCCGGGCACCCACCGCATGGAGCTGTTCTGCCCCGAGGAGGCCGACGAGGCGCTGTCGTTCGCCCGCGAGTACGTGCCGCCGCCGCCCGGCCTGTCCGCCGTCCCCATCGACATGGCGCCGGGAGACGTCCTCTTCTTCAACGGCAGCCTGGTGCACGGCTCCCCGCCCAACCGCAGCGCCGACCGCTTCCGCCGCTCGTTCATCGGCCACTACGTCGGCCGTTCCACGGAGCGCATCGGCCGTTACTACCCCACCCTGACCATGAGCGGAGATCCCGCTCAGCTGCGGGAGAGCGAGGGCGCGGGCCCGTGCGGCACGGAGTTCGCACCGTCGGGCCCGCACTGA